Proteins from one Candidatus Saccharimonadales bacterium genomic window:
- a CDS encoding type II toxin-antitoxin system RelE/ParE family toxin translates to MVLHIKVYETKSGQTPVETFIKGMQPPAQAKLARLLTMLEEFGAELSMPHSKPLGDSLYELRIRGKQEVRVFYIFAVARHIYLLHAFQKKTQTTPKKELTIARQRQIEIESIP, encoded by the coding sequence ATGGTATTGCATATTAAAGTCTACGAAACCAAGAGTGGTCAGACGCCCGTAGAAACCTTCATTAAAGGCATGCAGCCACCAGCTCAAGCAAAACTAGCTCGTCTCCTCACTATGCTTGAAGAGTTTGGGGCAGAACTTAGTATGCCGCACTCTAAACCACTTGGTGATAGCCTCTACGAACTACGAATACGTGGCAAGCAAGAGGTACGTGTTTTTTATATATTCGCTGTAGCCCGACACATTTATCTTCTCCATGCCTTTCAGAAAAAAACCCAGACAACACCGAAGAAAGAGCTAACCATCGCCAGACAGCGTCAAATAGAAATCGAGAGTATACCGTAA
- a CDS encoding polysaccharide deacetylase family protein codes for MSFRVLVKVDDATNLATWLFYVGNAALSSSYQWFIAQTDPSLTKAQHYVKAGEWVWITFGFQDAGIVGTPDRSALTHIRLAASAANGSSITVHFGGIALVDESTAFPSGVVSFCYDDSLESTYTQARVALDKYGWVGTEYVICDLVGSGGKYISLADLQTLEDAGWTVGAHSYTLADHATGFTNLNTQQLTDNLRNMRRQLTAWGLQGGDHLAYPGGGYNAAVLAVTDQFHTSARTVNHQTLETLRPSDALRIRSASLVNTTTVAYIKNLIDNALASKGWLVLTFHDLVTTATSSDQYAIADHQTIVDYCATVGIRVSSVADVMSRMNAPVPVSGYTTAQLVNQTLGNTSTRIGCYPYRISSPVATAVTAGDLNLVCFTPVVDITITAMSAMSGSTAFAGSTLTRIGLFTTDPSTGAITLVAATDSDTTLFTAPSTVYRKVLGTTGGLPTAYTLKAGQRYAVGVLGVGLSAGSLFMGAISSVLTARLPRMCGKIASQTDLPPTATIVATPTPIWAEVG; via the coding sequence ATGTCATTTAGGGTGTTGGTAAAGGTTGATGATGCTACTAACCTTGCGACCTGGCTATTCTATGTAGGGAACGCGGCGCTATCTTCGTCATATCAGTGGTTTATAGCCCAGACTGATCCGTCGCTTACTAAGGCGCAGCACTACGTTAAGGCTGGCGAGTGGGTATGGATCACGTTTGGATTCCAAGACGCAGGTATTGTCGGTACGCCGGACAGGTCGGCGTTGACACACATCAGGCTCGCTGCTTCTGCGGCGAATGGTAGCTCTATTACCGTTCACTTCGGTGGGATTGCGTTGGTGGATGAATCGACCGCGTTTCCGTCCGGGGTTGTTTCGTTTTGCTATGACGACTCGCTAGAGTCCACCTACACCCAGGCTAGGGTTGCGCTAGATAAGTACGGCTGGGTGGGTACTGAGTATGTGATCTGTGACCTTGTTGGTTCCGGTGGGAAATATATCAGTCTCGCTGATTTACAGACGCTGGAAGATGCTGGCTGGACTGTGGGGGCGCACTCGTACACCCTTGCCGACCATGCTACGGGCTTTACTAATCTAAATACGCAGCAACTGACTGACAACCTGCGCAATATGCGTCGTCAACTTACCGCATGGGGACTCCAGGGTGGTGACCACCTTGCCTACCCCGGTGGTGGGTACAACGCTGCCGTTTTGGCAGTAACCGACCAATTCCATACCTCGGCGCGCACAGTGAACCACCAAACCTTGGAGACGCTCCGACCTTCGGACGCGCTGAGGATTCGATCCGCATCGTTGGTTAACACAACAACAGTAGCGTATATCAAGAACCTAATAGACAACGCGCTGGCCAGTAAGGGCTGGCTCGTTCTCACATTCCACGATTTGGTTACGACAGCAACGTCCAGTGATCAATATGCCATTGCGGACCATCAGACGATTGTTGATTACTGCGCAACGGTAGGGATTCGGGTGAGTTCGGTCGCGGATGTCATGTCCCGGATGAATGCACCGGTCCCGGTTAGCGGCTACACCACCGCACAGCTCGTCAACCAGACACTTGGCAACACCTCGACCCGAATCGGGTGCTACCCCTACAGGATCAGTTCACCGGTCGCTACCGCTGTAACCGCAGGTGATCTGAACCTTGTCTGTTTCACTCCGGTTGTGGATATCACAATCACCGCGATGTCAGCCATGTCAGGCTCTACTGCATTCGCCGGATCGACATTGACTAGGATAGGACTGTTCACTACTGATCCATCTACAGGTGCAATCACTCTGGTGGCTGCGACTGACAGTGACACGACACTTTTCACTGCACCGAGCACTGTTTACCGCAAGGTACTCGGTACCACTGGCGGTCTCCCGACCGCTTACACTCTCAAGGCAGGACAGCGATACGCAGTCGGCGTCCTCGGCGTTGGTCTGAGTGCCGGATCACTGTTCATGGGTGCAATTAGTAGCGTCCTCACTGCTCGGCTCCCAAGAATGTGCGGTAAAATCGCCTCACAAACCGACCTGCCCCCGACCGCGACTATCGTGGCTACCCCGACGCCAATCTGGGCAGAAGTCGGCTAA
- a CDS encoding helix-turn-helix transcriptional regulator produces the protein MKDWKTIKQELLKNPEVRTAYDELEPEYKLAHSLIKARIAQKMTQAELAERAGVSQVMIARLESGTNNSTVGTVSRVAAVLGKELKLVAA, from the coding sequence ATGAAAGACTGGAAGACAATTAAGCAAGAATTACTCAAGAACCCTGAGGTTCGTACGGCCTACGATGAACTTGAACCGGAATATAAACTTGCACACAGTCTGATCAAGGCACGCATCGCTCAAAAGATGACCCAAGCAGAGCTCGCAGAACGAGCAGGCGTCAGTCAGGTGATGATAGCCCGACTTGAGAGTGGCACCAACAACTCAACCGTTGGGACAGTGAGCCGAGTTGCTGCTGTACTGGGTAAAGAACTGAAACTGGTCGCTGCTTAG
- a CDS encoding tyrosine-type recombinase/integrase, translating into MSRYNGYTLASYRLHLELWFRWCSIHHLPPLQAKRAHLELWLRSLEQAGLSSSTRAQKFGIIHLFYKYARIDRIIPESPTEHITRPRVLSGSRKLTWLPILDSVALLSVAMKTGEREHVIVVILSQMALRVGELCSLNVSSIQRNQGWHVLRFKGKGGNIYERVIPIQVISDLEKLIDGKDPDEPLVLNTRGDRMNRASVARLVNKLAARAGIFRPITPHGLRRSAATNMLAQGIPLRDVQLQLRHVDPKMTMRYDQGKNSIDRSAVLPYASSQYGMLYTN; encoded by the coding sequence TTGTCACGCTACAACGGCTATACCCTCGCATCCTACCGGCTTCATCTGGAGCTCTGGTTCCGTTGGTGTAGTATCCACCATCTACCGCCACTGCAGGCCAAGCGAGCACACCTTGAACTATGGCTCCGAAGCTTAGAACAAGCAGGGTTATCCTCTTCCACACGGGCACAGAAGTTCGGCATTATCCACTTGTTCTATAAATATGCTCGGATAGATCGGATTATTCCAGAAAGCCCAACTGAACACATCACGCGCCCTCGGGTGCTTAGTGGCTCCCGCAAGCTCACCTGGTTGCCAATTCTTGACTCTGTAGCCCTGCTCAGTGTCGCCATGAAGACTGGTGAGCGCGAGCATGTCATTGTGGTCATCCTGAGTCAGATGGCACTCCGTGTCGGCGAGCTGTGTTCTTTGAACGTCAGTTCCATTCAGCGCAACCAAGGCTGGCATGTACTTCGCTTCAAGGGTAAGGGCGGCAATATCTACGAACGAGTCATACCCATCCAGGTTATCTCCGATCTAGAGAAGCTCATCGATGGGAAAGACCCAGATGAACCGTTAGTACTCAATACCCGTGGTGACCGCATGAACCGAGCATCGGTTGCTCGACTGGTGAATAAGCTGGCTGCAAGAGCTGGTATATTTCGGCCAATTACACCGCATGGCTTACGCCGCTCAGCCGCTACCAACATGCTGGCTCAAGGTATACCACTGCGAGATGTCCAATTGCAGTTACGCCATGTCGATCCAAAGATGACCATGCGCTATGACCAAGGTAAGAATAGTATAGATAGGTCCGCAGTCTTGCCGTATGCCTCGAGTCAGTATGGGATGTTATATACCAACTAG